Proteins from a genomic interval of Caulobacter rhizosphaerae:
- a CDS encoding ABC transporter substrate-binding protein codes for MDRRQLIASLAFGGLAASLAACAKNAGGQPILKVGSQRGGTKALLLSSGALEGVPYEIEWSEFPAAAPLLEAVSAGAVDLGEAGDAPFLFAYAGGARIKAVQAGRSGGAATAILVGKDSPIRSPADLRGKKIATGRGSIGHYLLLRVLENARLKPTDVSIAFLNPGDAKAAFTAGSIDAWVTWGSYVALARLHDAARILIDGDGLLSGFGYEAASEKAIAEKRPQIEDFLKRLATARRWAANNPDAFGKVLARETGLSEEVALYTVRQYRILPTPLGNEAVQESRAVLDRFRAAGTVTSDRDVARAFDTSFNGALA; via the coding sequence ATGGATCGACGTCAGCTCATCGCCAGTCTCGCCTTCGGAGGCCTGGCCGCGAGCTTGGCCGCCTGCGCCAAGAACGCCGGCGGCCAGCCTATCCTCAAGGTCGGCAGCCAGCGGGGCGGCACCAAGGCTTTGTTGCTTTCGTCTGGAGCGCTGGAAGGCGTTCCGTACGAGATCGAATGGAGCGAGTTCCCGGCCGCCGCGCCGCTGCTCGAAGCGGTCAGCGCCGGGGCGGTGGACCTCGGCGAGGCCGGCGACGCGCCCTTCCTGTTCGCCTACGCCGGCGGCGCCAGGATCAAGGCCGTCCAGGCCGGCCGTAGCGGCGGGGCCGCGACGGCGATCCTCGTGGGCAAGGATTCGCCGATCCGATCCCCGGCCGATCTGCGCGGAAAGAAGATCGCCACGGGACGTGGCTCGATCGGCCACTACCTGCTGCTGCGGGTCTTGGAGAACGCTCGCCTGAAGCCCACGGACGTGTCGATCGCCTTCCTCAATCCCGGCGACGCCAAGGCGGCTTTCACAGCCGGATCGATCGACGCGTGGGTGACGTGGGGGTCGTATGTCGCGCTGGCTCGCCTGCACGACGCCGCACGGATCCTGATCGACGGCGACGGCTTGCTCAGCGGGTTCGGATACGAGGCCGCCAGCGAGAAGGCGATCGCCGAGAAGCGTCCGCAGATCGAAGACTTTCTGAAGCGCCTGGCGACGGCGCGGCGCTGGGCGGCCAACAATCCGGACGCCTTCGGCAAGGTGCTGGCTCGCGAGACCGGCCTCTCCGAAGAGGTCGCGCTCTACACCGTCCGCCAGTATCGGATCCTGCCGACCCCGCTGGGGAACGAGGCGGTCCAGGAGTCGCGGGCGGTGCTCGACCGTTTTCGCGCGGCGGGAACGGTGACTTCGGACCGCGACGTGGCCCGCGCCTTCGACACCTCGTTCAACGGGGCCCTGGCATGA
- a CDS encoding TonB-dependent receptor plug domain-containing protein, whose amino-acid sequence MTCASVLALGGQARAENTAAAPPVPAAAEAGGAVALESVIVTGVRGVRRTVADSPAPVDVIGGEQLLATGKVGLKEVLNTLIPSFNLPGLNGGGTSWTVRAITLRGLNGDQALFLVNGKRRHGTALINNLARVGRGGAPVDLDFIPASAIERIEVLRDGASAQYGSDAIAGVVNIILKDDSEGGSFSYTGGQNYLGDGDTRAATLNWGRPLGETGGFLSLALNWKNNEAATRAIPSRAQYIYQPTVTTVGGVTTVTPDPRDATADRDAWGLSYGPGEEDILAASYNAELPWRDLKLYSSGTLSHRSSRKNTGSFLPNLAPVAGVTAGRPLSRNALPEVYPDGFNAYRRIFELDFQTSFGARGEAAGWAWDLSTTLAQDHAQLDGQNTLNATLGPSSPTYFHLSTHEFRQWTNNLDATREVTPGWLKNPLQVSWGLEHRYERFLIEAGDEASYVVGDYVIPAGQPFAGLRPNPGLASYAGTAPEDAGSTHRHSGAAYVDVGTNVTDTWYVGLAGRYEKYGKGVGDTFSGKLTTRWEFLPSYAVRATVSNGFRAPSLGQVLFATSTINGSLCPAAPNNIFRGAPCVAGEYLTFPTKVLRTDSAEAKALGAEPLKPETSTNYSFGVTAEPVAGLRLTLDAYEIQIDDRIVDTSNLDLSVAQLSSRADLAPLLARFPQGLTATYYTNAVSTRTNGLDFVGEYGFSLGDLGRLNLNAAYAFNKTKITELKVTPAVLTAVNPNLVLFDRQKIADLTIGTPREKIIVGAQWSRGAWSASLRNTRFGRYTEAGASASLDRTFNPKWITDLDIAWQVRPSTNIAIGANNLFDKHPDKIGILNADQGTGQFGIFSPFGITGGYYYARLTQQF is encoded by the coding sequence ATGACCTGCGCCTCGGTTCTGGCGTTGGGAGGCCAGGCTCGCGCCGAGAATACAGCGGCAGCGCCGCCCGTTCCCGCGGCCGCCGAAGCTGGCGGCGCGGTGGCGCTTGAGAGCGTTATCGTCACCGGCGTGCGTGGCGTGCGGCGCACCGTCGCCGACAGCCCCGCGCCCGTCGACGTGATCGGTGGTGAGCAACTCCTGGCTACCGGCAAGGTGGGCTTGAAGGAGGTGCTCAACACTCTGATCCCGTCGTTCAACCTGCCGGGCCTCAACGGTGGCGGCACCTCGTGGACGGTGCGGGCGATCACCCTGCGCGGCTTGAACGGCGACCAGGCCCTGTTCCTGGTCAACGGCAAGCGCCGCCACGGCACCGCCCTGATCAACAACCTGGCCCGCGTCGGTCGAGGCGGGGCGCCGGTCGACCTCGACTTCATTCCCGCCTCGGCCATCGAGCGGATCGAGGTGCTGCGCGACGGGGCCTCGGCCCAGTACGGCTCGGACGCCATCGCCGGCGTCGTCAACATCATCCTGAAGGACGATTCCGAAGGCGGTTCTTTCAGCTACACCGGCGGCCAGAACTACCTGGGCGACGGCGACACTCGCGCCGCGACGCTCAACTGGGGGCGGCCGCTGGGCGAGACTGGCGGCTTCCTCAGCTTGGCCCTGAACTGGAAGAACAACGAGGCGGCCACTCGCGCCATTCCTTCGCGCGCCCAGTACATCTACCAGCCCACAGTCACGACGGTTGGCGGTGTCACCACCGTCACGCCAGACCCGCGCGACGCCACGGCCGACCGCGACGCCTGGGGCCTGAGTTACGGGCCGGGCGAGGAGGACATCCTGGCGGCCTCGTACAACGCCGAGCTGCCCTGGCGGGACCTGAAGCTTTATTCGTCGGGCACGCTCAGCCACCGGTCGTCGCGGAAGAACACCGGCAGCTTCCTGCCGAACCTAGCTCCAGTGGCCGGTGTCACGGCCGGTCGACCGCTGAGCCGCAACGCGCTGCCCGAGGTCTATCCGGACGGCTTCAACGCCTATCGGCGGATCTTCGAGCTGGACTTCCAGACCAGCTTCGGCGCGCGCGGCGAGGCGGCGGGTTGGGCGTGGGACTTGTCGACCACCCTGGCCCAGGACCACGCGCAGCTGGACGGCCAGAACACGCTGAACGCCACGCTGGGCCCGTCCAGTCCGACCTATTTCCACCTGTCGACGCACGAATTCCGGCAGTGGACCAACAATCTGGACGCCACCCGCGAGGTGACGCCGGGCTGGCTGAAAAACCCGCTGCAGGTCTCCTGGGGGCTGGAGCACCGCTACGAGCGCTTCCTGATCGAGGCGGGAGACGAGGCGTCCTACGTCGTTGGCGACTACGTGATCCCGGCCGGCCAGCCGTTCGCCGGCCTGCGCCCGAACCCGGGTCTGGCCTCCTACGCCGGCACCGCGCCGGAGGACGCCGGCTCGACCCATCGCCACAGCGGCGCGGCCTATGTCGATGTCGGGACCAACGTCACCGACACTTGGTACGTCGGCCTGGCCGGCCGCTACGAAAAGTACGGCAAGGGCGTGGGCGACACCTTCAGCGGCAAGCTGACCACGCGCTGGGAATTCCTGCCGAGCTACGCCGTGCGCGCCACGGTCAGCAACGGCTTCCGCGCTCCATCGCTGGGCCAGGTGCTATTCGCCACCTCGACCATCAATGGCAGCCTGTGCCCGGCCGCGCCGAACAACATCTTCCGGGGCGCCCCCTGCGTGGCGGGCGAGTACCTGACCTTCCCGACCAAGGTGCTGCGCACCGACAGCGCCGAGGCCAAGGCGCTGGGCGCCGAGCCGCTGAAGCCCGAGACCTCGACCAACTACAGCTTCGGCGTGACCGCCGAGCCGGTCGCCGGTCTGCGACTGACGCTGGACGCCTACGAGATCCAGATCGACGACCGGATCGTCGACACCAGTAACCTTGATCTCTCGGTCGCGCAGCTGTCCTCGCGAGCCGATCTCGCGCCGCTGCTGGCGCGCTTCCCGCAGGGACTGACGGCGACCTACTATACCAACGCCGTCTCGACCCGGACCAACGGGCTCGATTTCGTGGGCGAGTACGGCTTCAGCCTCGGCGACCTGGGCAGACTGAATCTCAATGCCGCCTACGCCTTCAACAAGACCAAGATCACCGAGCTGAAGGTCACACCCGCCGTACTGACGGCGGTGAACCCCAACCTCGTCCTGTTCGACCGCCAGAAGATCGCCGACCTGACCATCGGTACGCCGCGCGAGAAGATCATCGTCGGGGCCCAGTGGTCGCGCGGCGCCTGGAGCGCCAGCCTACGCAACACCCGCTTTGGCCGCTACACCGAGGCCGGCGCCTCGGCGAGCCTGGACCGGACCTTCAATCCCAAGTGGATCACCGATCTGGACATCGCCTGGCAGGTCCGGCCATCGACCAACATCGCGATCGGCGCCAACAACCTGTTCGACAAGCATCCCGACAAGATCGGGATTCTCAACGCCGACCAGGGCACGGGCCAGTTCGGCATCTTCTCGCCCTTCGGCATCACCGGCGGCTACTACTACGCCCGCCTGACCCAACAGTTCTGA
- a CDS encoding TauD/TfdA dioxygenase family protein: MSAIRDKIQSADLSVTPLSPTIGAEIGGVDLRQKLDRLQRDALKALLLRHKVLFFRDQDINRDQQLAFAANFGEVYAHPVGGVETHRAVQPISAEALKKYDIRDNHWHTDTSWRINPSFGAVLKAVHIPEVGGDTIWADGHAIWKGLPDDLKARIDDLYVIHDYQDALSKAGERYPLVAHPAIRTHPETGEEIFWINFSLKPQFVDLAPDESRALLARLYDEVKRPEHQVRFRWKPNSVALWDNRAGLHYAVRDYGDFPRVMERVLIGSDDIPYREREPA, encoded by the coding sequence ATGAGCGCCATCCGCGACAAGATCCAGAGCGCCGACCTGAGCGTCACGCCGCTCAGCCCTACGATTGGAGCCGAAATCGGAGGCGTGGATCTTCGCCAGAAGCTCGATCGCCTGCAGCGGGACGCCCTCAAGGCACTGCTGTTGCGCCACAAGGTCCTGTTTTTCCGCGACCAGGATATCAACCGCGACCAGCAACTGGCCTTCGCAGCCAATTTCGGCGAGGTCTACGCCCATCCGGTGGGCGGTGTTGAGACCCATCGCGCCGTGCAGCCGATCTCCGCCGAGGCGCTCAAGAAGTACGACATCCGTGACAACCATTGGCACACCGACACCAGTTGGCGGATCAACCCGTCGTTCGGGGCCGTGTTGAAGGCGGTTCACATCCCGGAAGTCGGCGGCGACACGATCTGGGCCGATGGGCACGCCATTTGGAAAGGCCTGCCCGATGACTTGAAGGCACGGATCGACGATCTCTACGTGATCCACGACTACCAGGACGCCTTGTCCAAGGCCGGCGAGCGCTATCCGCTGGTGGCCCATCCGGCGATCCGCACGCATCCGGAGACGGGGGAGGAGATCTTCTGGATCAATTTCAGCCTGAAGCCGCAGTTCGTCGACCTGGCGCCGGATGAAAGCCGCGCGCTGCTCGCCCGCCTCTATGATGAAGTCAAAAGGCCGGAGCACCAGGTCCGCTTCCGCTGGAAACCCAACTCCGTCGCCCTGTGGGACAACCGGGCCGGGTTGCACTACGCCGTGCGTGACTATGGCGATTTCCCACGGGTCATGGAACGCGTGCTGATCGGCAGCGACGACATCCCGTATCGCGAGCGCGAGCCCGCCTGA